One Rhizobium acidisoli DNA window includes the following coding sequences:
- a CDS encoding ATP-binding protein — protein sequence MGQIEIGLFEHSGWELDLEKRELRAMGAPVPLGSRAFEILETLAVSSGRIVTKDELMKRVWPGMVVEENTLQVHISAIRRALGKDRDLLRTVSGRGYRLLGEWTEPEKRFADPTPATLVRSSEREGFVTNIPSAASELIGRQAAISHIVTLMSAYRLVTLTGPGGIGKTVLASEVARRLQPTIDGDAFFVELVSLSDPNLVPTTLAQALDLRLQSDDVSAELVARAIGNRKMLLLIDNCEHVVDAAAEMIEAMLRACPNVSVLATSRELLRIEGEFTYRVPPLDVPANEKAGDPLTHSAVQLFVARTRALQSDFRTSGDSVSTIAGICRHLDGIPLAIEFAAARAATLGLQQIAGRLDDRFVLLTGGRRTALPRHRTLRAALDWSYELLPEGERRLLCSLSVYPAGFTLEAAMAASGEDEEETALGLSNLVTKSLVTFDGTEAAPRWRLLETVRVYSLEKLGGGTDYQMTMRRTAAFFLSLFRPFSSEDSLQLAIDGLGRYRREIDNLRAALTWALSSEGDGKLGAGLAAVASDFWIATSLVSESGEWAKKALSCLEGEEGGRTELVLQCALGFAMIYTQGMSEQGRTVLARALTLAETLGDQDYQQRVTCALWLFSARSVELDDALVYAQEYEKRAGGGDARSRATAAWMSGIPQTYQAHHVEAHDRLDWAARNSPSNNRRTDMLRLGADIPTSSMAHNTVNLISLGRLEAASQAAEDSVDEARATKQPFVFCVALAWASAFVSLSLDNEARARQWGEELTAHALQHGLKPFYAVGICVRGSLASRSGSPAEGIHALRAGIRDMQESSYLLFYPFFMCELAAALQAAGRLDEALLEIDRAQKFSVEKSYRWIVPELLRKKGEIIAAQDVDETLVVDLFREAGRRASAQGGLYWELTAGMTYAEYLTSRGDLGAAQEILRPVYQRFREGFSSPRLLRAKTLLDTKQ from the coding sequence TTGGGACAGATTGAGATAGGCCTCTTCGAGCACTCCGGATGGGAGCTTGACCTCGAAAAGCGAGAGCTGCGTGCGATGGGCGCTCCGGTACCGCTCGGCAGTCGCGCGTTCGAAATCCTCGAAACGCTTGCAGTTTCATCGGGGAGGATCGTCACGAAAGACGAGCTGATGAAGCGCGTCTGGCCTGGGATGGTCGTCGAGGAAAACACCCTCCAGGTTCATATCTCTGCAATAAGGCGTGCTCTTGGAAAGGATCGAGACCTGCTGCGTACCGTGTCCGGTCGCGGATATCGACTGCTTGGCGAGTGGACGGAACCCGAAAAGCGGTTTGCCGATCCGACGCCCGCCACGCTCGTACGGTCGAGCGAACGAGAGGGTTTTGTTACCAACATCCCCTCGGCGGCGTCCGAACTGATTGGCCGTCAGGCTGCAATTTCTCATATCGTGACGCTCATGTCGGCCTATCGACTTGTAACCTTGACGGGACCCGGTGGGATCGGAAAAACCGTACTCGCGTCCGAAGTCGCCCGACGCCTGCAGCCAACGATCGATGGGGATGCGTTCTTCGTGGAGTTGGTTTCCCTCTCGGATCCAAATCTTGTTCCCACTACACTTGCACAGGCCCTCGATCTGCGCCTTCAAAGCGACGACGTCTCTGCCGAGCTCGTTGCGCGGGCAATTGGTAACCGGAAAATGTTGCTTCTGATCGACAACTGCGAACATGTCGTCGATGCCGCTGCCGAGATGATCGAGGCGATGTTGCGCGCCTGCCCGAACGTTTCGGTTCTCGCAACGAGTCGGGAACTTCTCAGGATCGAAGGGGAGTTCACATATCGTGTGCCCCCGCTCGATGTTCCCGCGAACGAAAAGGCTGGTGATCCGCTAACGCACAGTGCGGTTCAGTTGTTTGTCGCCCGAACAAGAGCGTTGCAGTCCGACTTTAGGACGAGCGGGGACAGTGTCTCAACTATCGCGGGTATTTGTCGACATCTGGATGGAATTCCCTTAGCGATAGAGTTCGCCGCCGCCCGTGCCGCCACGTTGGGGCTTCAACAGATCGCCGGCCGATTGGATGACCGTTTCGTTCTTCTGACCGGCGGACGACGCACTGCCTTGCCTCGGCACCGCACGCTTCGGGCAGCGCTCGATTGGAGCTATGAATTGTTGCCCGAAGGAGAGCGTCGCCTTCTGTGCAGTCTCTCCGTATATCCCGCAGGGTTTACCTTGGAGGCCGCGATGGCCGCCAGCGGGGAGGATGAGGAAGAGACCGCACTAGGGCTGTCGAACCTTGTCACGAAATCGTTGGTGACCTTCGACGGAACTGAGGCAGCCCCCCGGTGGCGCCTTCTGGAGACGGTGCGGGTCTATTCGCTGGAAAAGCTTGGAGGGGGCACCGACTATCAAATGACGATGAGGCGCACCGCGGCCTTTTTCCTTTCGTTATTTCGGCCATTTTCGAGTGAAGACTCGCTGCAGTTGGCAATCGACGGTCTGGGGCGGTACCGCCGAGAGATCGACAATCTCCGAGCCGCTTTGACTTGGGCGCTTTCTTCAGAGGGCGATGGAAAGCTCGGAGCTGGCCTTGCCGCAGTTGCCTCCGATTTCTGGATCGCGACCTCACTCGTGTCGGAGTCAGGCGAATGGGCTAAAAAAGCGCTCTCCTGCCTTGAAGGAGAGGAGGGGGGACGCACCGAACTGGTCCTGCAGTGCGCGCTGGGATTTGCGATGATTTATACTCAGGGTATGAGCGAGCAAGGTCGAACGGTGCTCGCACGCGCCCTAACACTCGCTGAAACCTTGGGTGACCAGGACTACCAGCAGCGCGTTACTTGCGCCCTATGGCTGTTTAGCGCTCGATCGGTGGAGTTGGATGATGCGCTTGTTTACGCGCAAGAATACGAGAAACGCGCTGGCGGGGGCGATGCGAGGTCACGCGCAACGGCAGCTTGGATGTCGGGTATCCCGCAGACCTATCAGGCTCACCACGTGGAGGCTCATGACCGACTTGATTGGGCGGCGAGGAACTCGCCGTCGAACAATCGTCGTACGGATATGCTCAGGCTCGGGGCGGACATTCCAACGTCCTCCATGGCGCATAATACCGTCAACTTGATCTCGTTGGGTCGATTGGAGGCGGCTTCTCAAGCAGCCGAAGACTCAGTCGATGAAGCACGTGCAACGAAGCAACCGTTTGTATTTTGCGTTGCGTTGGCCTGGGCATCCGCCTTCGTGTCACTCAGTCTGGACAATGAAGCGCGAGCACGACAATGGGGCGAAGAACTCACAGCACATGCACTGCAGCATGGCCTGAAACCTTTTTACGCGGTTGGGATATGCGTCCGAGGCAGCTTGGCGTCGCGTTCAGGCTCGCCTGCGGAGGGGATCCACGCTCTTCGGGCCGGCATTCGAGATATGCAAGAATCCTCGTATCTACTGTTCTATCCGTTTTTCATGTGTGAACTCGCAGCCGCGTTGCAGGCGGCCGGACGTTTGGACGAGGCGCTCTTGGAGATCGACAGAGCGCAGAAATTTTCAGTGGAAAAAAGCTACCGCTGGATAGTGCCCGAACTTCTACGAAAGAAAGGCGAGATAATCGCAGCACAAGACGTGGACGAGACCTTAGTCGTAGACCTATTTCGAGAGGCTGGCCGAAGAGCATCGGCTCAAGGCGGTTTGTATTGGGAACTCACAGCGGGCATGACCTACGCTGAATATCTGACCAGCCGCGGTGATCTTGGAGCGGCACAAGAAATCCTTCGTCCCGTCTACCAGCGGTTCCGCGAAGGATTCTCCAGCCCTCGACTGTTGCGCGCGAAGACGTTGCTTGACACGAAGCAATGA
- a CDS encoding YbfB/YjiJ family MFS transporter has protein sequence MGLLTAVFAIGQIMGPPAVGLILKHAVNVDAGFDLVLAVASLALVIGAAIYVAMNLLFPSERNVRTEIRSVRPT, from the coding sequence ATGGGACTGCTGACGGCGGTGTTCGCGATCGGACAAATCATGGGACCGCCGGCCGTAGGATTGATCCTGAAGCATGCGGTGAACGTAGACGCCGGGTTCGATCTCGTGCTTGCCGTCGCCAGCCTCGCGCTCGTAATCGGCGCCGCGATCTATGTTGCGATGAACCTACTGTTTCCAAGCGAGCGAAATGTGAGGACCGAGATACGATCGGTTCGCCCCACCTGA
- a CDS encoding LLM class flavin-dependent oxidoreductase has translation MEIGIDSFAMLLPEPDTGRLQSAVDRMESVLSEVELADQVGLDVFGMGEHHRANALDSAPAVILAAAAARTKSIRLTSAVAVLSASDPVRLFQEFATLDLISRGRAEIVVGRGSSVEAYPLFGFDLRDYDALFAEKLDLLIKIREQPNIKWQGRFRPAINGEGVFPRPHQTRLPIWLGVGGTPESFIRAGTLGLPLMVAIIGGSFERFLPLVELYRRAWLASGHPAENQRVGVHALGFVGETDEAAKKAFFPGWFQMFTDAGRERGWPPPTQAQFEHMCGPGGAFLVGSPQTVAAKISHVSSTLGGIARITFQMSTASLDAEAMHRSIELLGTNVAPLVRGQPRE, from the coding sequence TTGGAAATCGGTATCGATAGTTTTGCGATGCTCTTGCCCGAACCTGATACGGGTCGTCTGCAGTCGGCTGTCGATCGAATGGAGAGTGTACTTTCCGAGGTGGAGCTTGCGGACCAGGTCGGTCTCGACGTCTTCGGAATGGGCGAACACCACAGGGCAAACGCGCTTGATTCCGCGCCTGCCGTAATACTTGCCGCAGCGGCGGCGCGAACCAAGTCGATAAGGCTGACGAGCGCTGTCGCCGTCCTTAGCGCCTCCGATCCTGTGCGGCTTTTTCAGGAGTTCGCAACGCTGGACCTGATCTCCCGCGGACGGGCGGAGATCGTGGTTGGTCGTGGCTCTTCCGTGGAGGCATATCCCCTGTTTGGCTTCGACCTGAGGGACTACGATGCACTGTTTGCGGAAAAGCTGGACCTGCTAATCAAGATAAGGGAGCAGCCCAACATCAAGTGGCAGGGCCGGTTTCGTCCTGCGATCAATGGCGAGGGTGTCTTCCCGCGTCCGCATCAGACCAGATTGCCAATCTGGCTTGGCGTCGGCGGCACGCCAGAATCCTTCATCCGCGCCGGGACTCTCGGCCTCCCGCTGATGGTGGCCATCATCGGCGGGAGCTTCGAGCGCTTTCTGCCCCTGGTCGAACTCTATCGTCGAGCATGGCTCGCCAGTGGGCACCCCGCTGAAAACCAGCGAGTAGGCGTCCACGCTCTTGGATTTGTCGGAGAGACCGACGAGGCGGCAAAGAAGGCGTTCTTCCCCGGTTGGTTCCAAATGTTCACGGACGCCGGAAGAGAGCGCGGTTGGCCGCCGCCGACGCAGGCGCAGTTCGAGCATATGTGCGGGCCGGGTGGCGCGTTCCTTGTCGGCAGCCCACAGACGGTGGCTGCCAAGATATCTCATGTTAGCAGTACGTTGGGAGGGATTGCTCGCATCACCTTTCAGATGAGCACCGCCTCGCTCGACGCGGAAGCGATGCATCGTTCGATCGAGCTGCTGGGAACCAACGTCGCGCCTTTGGTGCGAGGACAGCCGCGCGAATAG
- a CDS encoding YybH family protein has protein sequence MDRHLMEVNGGETVQEDGSASDALIRFYRAFNAGDLKGLEKVWLGGSDPSMDNPIGGIRRGWDQIADGYSKLFKGNTKVQVTFHDFTSQGGDEWHLFVGRERGVCQTATGTLAVAFRTTRWFVRKGGGWRQLHHHGSVEDPQMLAAYQKMIFG, from the coding sequence ATGGACCGGCATCTCATGGAAGTTAACGGCGGGGAGACGGTGCAGGAAGATGGAAGCGCCTCGGATGCCTTAATACGGTTCTATCGAGCCTTCAACGCTGGCGATCTCAAAGGTCTGGAGAAGGTCTGGCTCGGCGGCTCGGATCCCAGTATGGACAATCCGATCGGCGGCATCCGCCGTGGTTGGGACCAGATCGCCGACGGGTATTCAAAGCTCTTCAAGGGAAACACGAAGGTCCAGGTGACCTTCCACGACTTCACGAGCCAGGGCGGCGACGAGTGGCATCTGTTCGTCGGCCGCGAACGCGGAGTATGTCAGACGGCGACGGGGACGCTTGCTGTCGCCTTCCGGACGACCCGGTGGTTTGTACGCAAGGGAGGCGGTTGGCGACAGCTTCATCACCATGGGTCTGTCGAGGATCCGCAGATGCTGGCTGCCTATCAGAAAATGATCTTCGGCTGA
- a CDS encoding response regulator transcription factor produces MSPTKKPTDLSTMATTLCSDALVAVLDNGSECDPNLHVHISGMGRQLQRFTSSHDLLSGAQSGCFSCILVDASMADLPVSDLARLICSYAVHCPIIVVTPSGSPATSVATTRFRVTFLPKQDDPAVIAEEVNASIRAFNEANRLEAYFLTLTPRERQVMKFVVEGLLNKQVAFKLNISEITVKAHRGRLMRKMNARTLPDLLYMAARLGPAGSVADELSTF; encoded by the coding sequence ATGTCCCCCACAAAAAAACCAACTGATCTCTCGACAATGGCGACAACACTCTGCAGCGATGCTTTGGTCGCCGTATTGGATAACGGCAGCGAATGCGATCCCAATTTGCATGTACATATTTCGGGCATGGGCCGGCAACTGCAACGATTTACCTCATCGCACGACTTGCTGAGCGGCGCCCAGTCTGGATGTTTCAGCTGCATCCTCGTTGACGCAAGCATGGCCGATCTACCGGTCTCAGATCTCGCGCGATTGATCTGTTCTTACGCCGTGCACTGCCCAATCATCGTCGTCACCCCTAGCGGCAGTCCCGCCACGTCTGTTGCCACCACCAGATTCCGGGTGACCTTCCTCCCTAAGCAGGATGATCCCGCCGTAATTGCAGAGGAGGTAAACGCATCTATACGTGCGTTCAACGAGGCGAACCGTTTGGAAGCATATTTTCTCACGCTGACACCGCGAGAACGGCAAGTCATGAAGTTCGTGGTGGAAGGCTTGCTAAATAAGCAGGTAGCCTTCAAGTTGAATATTAGCGAGATCACCGTCAAAGCTCATCGTGGCCGGCTCATGAGAAAGATGAACGCCAGAACACTTCCTGACCTTTTGTATATGGCCGCAAGGCTCGGCCCTGCAGGCTCCGTCGCGGACGAACTTTCGACCTTCTGA